One Prolixibacteraceae bacterium DNA segment encodes these proteins:
- a CDS encoding glucosamine-6-phosphate deaminase → MRLIIQEDASNVAIWSANYIAKRINDAKPTEKRPFVLGLPTGGTPLGTYKALISLHKEGKVSFKNVVTFNMDEYVGIPKEHPESYYSFMWNNFFSHVDVQEENVNILNGNAPDMKKECLRYEKKILSYGGIDLFMGGVGVDGHIAFNEPGSSLASRTRDKELNQDTIVANSRFFDNDINQVPKKALTVGVGTLLDSKEIMILITGHNKSRALRHAVEEGVNHMWTISALQLHSQSMILCDESATYELTVGTYKHFKDIEKDNIAPESVWDTNENLGW, encoded by the coding sequence ATGAGATTAATTATTCAAGAAGATGCATCGAACGTTGCAATTTGGAGTGCGAACTATATAGCTAAGCGTATTAATGATGCGAAGCCAACAGAAAAAAGACCTTTTGTATTGGGTCTTCCTACAGGAGGAACTCCTCTAGGGACTTACAAAGCGCTTATTTCACTTCATAAGGAAGGAAAAGTATCGTTTAAGAATGTGGTTACTTTCAATATGGATGAATATGTAGGAATTCCTAAAGAGCATCCTGAGAGTTACTACTCATTTATGTGGAATAATTTCTTCTCTCATGTAGATGTTCAAGAGGAGAATGTGAATATCCTAAATGGTAATGCTCCTGATATGAAAAAGGAGTGTTTAAGATATGAGAAAAAAATTCTCTCTTATGGAGGTATCGACCTTTTTATGGGAGGTGTAGGTGTTGATGGACATATTGCATTTAATGAGCCTGGTTCCTCTTTGGCATCTAGAACTCGTGACAAGGAGTTGAATCAAGATACAATTGTAGCCAATTCAAGATTTTTTGATAACGATATCAATCAAGTTCCAAAGAAGGCATTAACTGTTGGTGTTGGTACTTTATTAGATTCTAAAGAGATTATGATTCTGATTACAGGGCACAATAAATCTCGTGCTCTTCGTCATGCAGTAGAAGAGGGAGTGAATCATATGTGGACTATTAGTGCACTACAACTTCATTCTCAATCGATGATTTTGTGTGATGAATCTGCAACATATGAATTGACTGTTGGTACATATAAGCATTTCAAAGATATTGAAAAAGATAATATCGCGCCTGAGTCTGTTTGGGATACCAATGAAAATCTAGGATGGTAG
- a CDS encoding nicotinate phosphoribosyltransferase, whose product MNNCGLYTDFYEITMSQAFFLSGKGNSQVSFDYFYRTNPFGGGYLIFAGLSDAIELVKRFNFSEEDIAFLAEKGIDSRFLDYLRDFKFQGDIYSMKEGEIAFPRVPIMRIEGNIIECQLIETLLLNILNYESLIATKTFRITQAARGRNIIDFGIRRAHGTGAVQASKAAIIGGAVATSNVYAAKRYNLEVSGTMAHSWVQSFQDEYEAFKVFSDIHPDNCILLVDTYNTLRSGLPNAIKLANELKAQGRKIKGIRLDSGDLSYLSRKARKMLDDAGHQDIIITASNQLNEHVIKSLLEQDARIDAFGVGTEMITGKPDSSLDGVYKLAECDGISRMKVSENIEKVTLPGAKKVVRYYDHDGMFYRDAIVKRSEKVEDIKEIFHPSVDYKKTTVEALQSEELQKHVMSKGEILIDLPSAKESHEYLMERSKQLPSEHYRFISPHIYKVGLSLKLKQERDNFLNNL is encoded by the coding sequence ATGAATAACTGCGGTTTATATACAGACTTTTACGAAATCACGATGTCCCAAGCTTTTTTCTTATCAGGGAAAGGGAATAGTCAAGTATCATTTGATTACTTTTACAGGACAAACCCTTTTGGAGGGGGATATTTAATTTTTGCAGGTCTTAGTGATGCCATCGAGTTAGTGAAGAGATTTAATTTCTCGGAGGAGGATATTGCATTCTTAGCAGAGAAAGGGATCGATTCTAGATTTCTTGACTACCTACGTGACTTTAAATTTCAAGGAGATATCTACTCCATGAAAGAGGGAGAAATTGCTTTCCCTAGAGTCCCTATCATGCGAATAGAAGGTAATATTATAGAGTGTCAGTTAATTGAGACACTTCTTCTGAATATTTTAAACTATGAATCATTAATCGCAACCAAGACATTCCGTATTACTCAGGCAGCCAGAGGCAGAAACATTATTGATTTTGGTATTCGCAGAGCCCATGGAACAGGTGCAGTACAAGCGAGTAAAGCAGCCATTATAGGGGGAGCTGTAGCTACATCGAATGTATATGCTGCGAAAAGATACAATTTAGAAGTTTCAGGGACCATGGCACATAGTTGGGTTCAGAGTTTTCAAGATGAGTACGAAGCCTTTAAAGTATTTTCTGATATTCATCCAGACAACTGTATTCTTTTGGTGGATACCTATAACACATTGCGAAGTGGGTTACCAAATGCCATCAAGCTGGCAAATGAACTGAAAGCACAAGGACGAAAGATTAAAGGGATACGTTTAGATAGCGGCGACCTCTCTTATTTGAGTCGTAAAGCACGTAAAATGTTAGACGATGCAGGTCATCAGGATATCATCATCACCGCTTCAAACCAGTTGAATGAACATGTAATCAAAAGTTTGTTAGAGCAAGATGCACGAATTGATGCTTTTGGTGTAGGTACTGAAATGATTACAGGAAAGCCAGACTCATCTCTTGATGGGGTATATAAGCTTGCAGAATGTGATGGAATTTCGAGAATGAAAGTTTCAGAAAACATCGAAAAAGTAACGCTTCCTGGCGCGAAAAAGGTGGTTCGATATTACGATCATGATGGGATGTTCTATCGAGATGCAATTGTTAAGAGGTCAGAAAAGGTAGAAGATATTAAAGAGATATTCCACCCGAGTGTCGACTATAAAAAGACAACTGTCGAAGCGCTACAGTCCGAAGAGCTACAAAAGCATGTCATGTCCAAAGGAGAAATTCTGATAGATCTTCCATCGGCCAAAGAATCTCATGAATATCTGATGGAACGATCCAAACAATTGCCCTCAGAGCATTATCGTTTCATCAGTCCTCATATCTACAAAGTAGGATTGTCGCTAAAACTGAAACAAGAGAGAGATAACTTTTTGAACAACTTATAG
- a CDS encoding ATP-binding protein, producing MIVGENDSGKTGLLKIMYAATKSIEEFGIKQKHSPEPFKKVLSNKLGNCFNSRKGGIGRMVRRGADEKLSSEISYCDKSHLYFSFSSSAKEQVADITDHIKEFDGHINTIFLPAKEVLSIFKTIEIARDTLFIPEFDDTYYDLVKSLKIPTKKGKIESNLVSVNQTLERVFEGEVQQKKEGVNIDFIFKKGKSEFPMSFTAEGVKKIGILTTLIRNRQLHKDSILFMDEPDSNLHPKAIRELCEIIYSMSKAGVQIFISTHNYFMIKQLSIIARRQLESMSCISLSLDDQHAGNFVSSDLKDGLPENSIVAEALKMIDEEIDLDLM from the coding sequence GTGATTGTAGGAGAAAATGATTCAGGAAAAACAGGGCTTCTAAAAATCATGTATGCCGCGACAAAGTCAATTGAAGAGTTTGGGATAAAGCAAAAACACTCTCCTGAACCTTTTAAAAAGGTATTAAGTAATAAATTAGGAAATTGTTTTAATAGTAGAAAAGGTGGTATCGGAAGAATGGTCAGGAGAGGTGCTGATGAAAAGCTCTCGTCCGAGATAAGTTATTGTGACAAGTCCCATTTATATTTCTCTTTTTCCTCTTCAGCAAAAGAACAAGTTGCTGATATTACGGATCACATAAAGGAGTTTGATGGTCATATTAACACTATTTTTTTACCAGCCAAAGAGGTGTTGTCAATATTTAAAACAATCGAAATTGCTAGAGATACTCTTTTTATCCCTGAATTTGACGACACATACTATGATTTGGTTAAATCTTTAAAAATTCCTACCAAAAAAGGCAAAATTGAGTCTAACTTAGTTTCAGTAAATCAAACACTTGAAAGAGTTTTTGAAGGAGAAGTACAGCAAAAAAAAGAAGGAGTTAATATAGATTTCATTTTTAAGAAGGGCAAATCAGAATTTCCTATGTCTTTTACTGCTGAAGGTGTAAAGAAAATAGGAATCTTAACGACTTTAATACGTAATAGACAACTTCATAAAGATTCAATTCTTTTTATGGATGAGCCAGATTCTAACCTTCACCCAAAAGCAATTAGAGAATTGTGTGAAATTATTTACAGTATGAGTAAAGCTGGTGTGCAGATTTTTATCTCAACTCATAATTATTTTATGATAAAACAATTGTCTATTATTGCTAGACGTCAACTAGAAAGTATGAGTTGTATTTCTTTGTCGTTAGATGACCAACATGCTGGAAATTTTGTCTCATCAGATTTAAAGGATGGACTTCCTGAGAATTCTATTGTTGCAGAAGCTTTGAAAATGATTGATGAAGAAATTGATTTAGATTTAATGTAA
- a CDS encoding helix-turn-helix domain-containing protein, whose amino-acid sequence MLFLRDMRYVKLTQDVVLKLTALYEHSDNKVERMRLHCLLLSNSHYSMVDISRIMGISVITVSRLFDKWLEYNFDALRIKQGRGAKCKLAGFDDIIKDLVKINNRNLSSILHHLKEHYNLTISKETLIRFLKRSGMYGSESGDHSRQNGMI is encoded by the coding sequence ATGTTGTTTCTTAGGGACATGCGTTATGTAAAGTTAACACAGGATGTAGTTCTAAAACTAACTGCTCTATATGAACATTCAGACAACAAGGTGGAAAGAATGCGTTTACATTGTCTATTACTGTCCAATAGTCACTATTCTATGGTTGATATTTCAAGGATAATGGGAATATCTGTCATTACAGTATCACGTCTATTTGACAAGTGGTTAGAATATAATTTTGATGCACTTAGGATTAAACAAGGAAGAGGAGCAAAGTGTAAATTAGCTGGATTCGATGATATAATCAAAGATTTAGTAAAAATAAATAATCGTAATCTATCTTCTATACTTCATCATTTGAAAGAACATTATAATCTTACCATTTCAAAAGAGACTTTAATACGTTTTTTAAAAAGATCGGGTATGTATGGAAGCGAGTCCGGCGATCACTCAAGACAAAACGGAATGATATAG
- a CDS encoding alanine racemase, whose product MNSHTKLSINKERCHRNIEKMALKCQKHKVSLRPHVMAHCSLQITEWYRQFGIDKIAVSSLQIANYFADNGWEDITVTVPINIHDKEQLITLNNKIKLQTVVEHLSTLEELMDVPSPISIYLKIDTDGEMLGIPSTNIKKIQKIIGFILKNPSRFNFKGFMAHPYHTFTSETRHKINNIHYTTILQLTNLKNQFLASFPHIELIIGDTLSALICNDFRNITEIQPSTFIFNDALTWKLGACKLEDIALKIHTSVIAKNKSRNEIILQANEHHITRNSYINIDGKELYGRVFREDKGKKTLLGELNYIHKISLTHATIKVTPSEFFKIQRGDIIEIIPVKASATFKSCQWGETEDGEIIQSMPNHFGTYNTSI is encoded by the coding sequence ATGAACAGTCATACCAAACTATCAATAAATAAAGAGAGATGCCATCGTAATATTGAGAAGATGGCTCTGAAATGTCAGAAACACAAGGTGTCTTTAAGACCTCATGTAATGGCACACTGTTCGCTGCAAATCACTGAATGGTATCGTCAATTTGGTATTGACAAGATTGCAGTCTCATCACTGCAAATCGCAAACTATTTTGCAGATAATGGATGGGAGGATATTACAGTGACTGTTCCGATAAACATCCATGACAAAGAACAACTGATTACACTAAATAATAAGATAAAGTTACAAACAGTGGTAGAGCACCTCTCAACCCTAGAAGAATTGATGGATGTTCCTAGCCCAATATCTATCTATCTAAAGATAGATACAGATGGAGAGATGTTAGGGATCCCTAGTACAAATATTAAGAAAATTCAAAAGATAATTGGATTTATACTGAAAAACCCTAGTCGTTTCAACTTCAAAGGGTTTATGGCACATCCATACCACACCTTTACAAGTGAGACAAGACATAAAATAAACAATATACACTATACCACCATTCTTCAACTGACCAATCTGAAAAATCAGTTTTTAGCATCCTTCCCCCATATAGAACTTATCATTGGAGACACACTCTCTGCTCTCATATGTAATGATTTTAGAAATATTACTGAAATCCAACCAAGTACTTTTATTTTCAACGATGCACTTACGTGGAAGCTTGGTGCGTGTAAATTAGAGGATATAGCCCTAAAAATACACACCTCTGTTATTGCCAAAAATAAATCTCGTAATGAGATCATTCTTCAAGCAAATGAACATCACATCACACGAAACAGCTATATAAACATTGATGGGAAAGAGCTTTATGGTAGGGTATTCAGAGAGGATAAAGGCAAAAAAACACTCCTAGGAGAGCTAAACTATATACATAAAATATCACTAACCCACGCTACAATTAAAGTTACCCCTAGTGAATTCTTTAAAATCCAAAGAGGAGATATCATCGAGATTATTCCTGTAAAAGCATCGGCTACATTTAAGAGTTGTCAATGGGGAGAGACAGAAGACGGAGAGATCATACAGTCTATGCCAAATCATTTCGGCACATACAATACGTCTATCTAA
- a CDS encoding sulfatase: protein MMVNKLKIGISLLVGGALFPTTAVKADEIKKSSKPNIILFVVDDMGWEDSSVPMWDQTVPTNRLYHTPNMERLAASGVTFTDAYASSPVCSPTRTAIMTGQNPMRTRISNWIPGEGQGNRQQQKYLLPDWNIPGISKDQYTLPQMLKKAGYFTAIIGKGHLGNYGAFAANPEHIGFDVAIASHAAGHPGSYYVPYGNPKSSHHVPDLDAFYKDSTYLTDALTSVAVNMIDSLSRNPEKPFFIDLSHYALHTPLMEHPQLFKKYLGLGYNRTQARYASMVESMDASLGRVMDALQVNGQLENTAIFFISDNGGLATHGGNNRDGRYATSCFPLRLGKGGAYEGGIRIPMIVSLPNAKKKNVRVNEPVITDDLFLSFADLAHAGVRSNFVSDGVSIIPLVTGKKKHLKREIPLIWHYPHYWAGPGIRRMYPDVKPYTAIRMGDYKLLYDYDASKAELYNLKEDIGEKHDIIQSNPKIAKKLCDALVKQMKAVEAQTPVDRDTKQPVPYPHL, encoded by the coding sequence ATGATGGTTAATAAACTGAAAATAGGTATCTCTTTGCTTGTTGGAGGTGCTCTTTTCCCTACAACGGCTGTAAAGGCAGATGAGATAAAAAAAAGTTCCAAACCCAATATTATTCTATTTGTAGTGGATGATATGGGTTGGGAAGATTCATCTGTTCCTATGTGGGACCAGACAGTACCAACCAATCGTCTATACCATACTCCTAACATGGAGAGGTTGGCTGCTTCAGGGGTTACGTTTACAGATGCTTATGCATCTAGTCCTGTGTGTTCTCCGACCAGAACAGCCATTATGACTGGACAGAATCCAATGAGAACACGAATTTCAAATTGGATTCCTGGAGAGGGGCAAGGAAATAGACAACAACAAAAATATTTGTTGCCAGATTGGAATATCCCTGGAATTTCTAAAGATCAATATACTTTACCACAAATGCTTAAAAAAGCTGGTTACTTTACAGCTATTATAGGTAAAGGGCATTTAGGAAATTATGGTGCTTTTGCTGCTAATCCTGAACATATCGGTTTTGATGTGGCGATTGCATCTCATGCTGCTGGACATCCTGGGAGTTATTATGTGCCTTATGGAAATCCAAAATCGAGTCATCATGTACCAGATTTGGATGCTTTCTATAAAGACAGTACGTATCTTACTGATGCACTTACTTCGGTTGCTGTCAATATGATCGATTCTTTGAGTAGAAATCCTGAGAAGCCTTTCTTTATCGATCTATCACACTATGCGCTTCATACTCCTTTGATGGAACATCCTCAATTGTTTAAAAAATACTTAGGATTGGGGTATAATAGAACCCAAGCAAGATATGCTTCGATGGTAGAAAGCATGGATGCTAGTTTGGGAAGGGTGATGGATGCACTTCAGGTGAATGGTCAGTTGGAGAATACTGCTATCTTCTTTATCTCAGACAACGGAGGTTTGGCAACCCATGGTGGAAATAATCGCGATGGAAGATATGCGACTTCATGTTTCCCTCTACGATTAGGAAAAGGTGGTGCTTATGAAGGAGGAATACGTATTCCAATGATCGTTTCGCTTCCTAATGCGAAGAAGAAGAATGTAAGAGTGAATGAGCCTGTGATTACAGATGACCTATTTTTGTCGTTTGCCGATTTGGCACATGCAGGGGTTCGTAGTAATTTTGTTTCTGATGGTGTTTCCATTATACCTCTTGTTACTGGAAAGAAAAAACACTTGAAAAGAGAGATTCCTCTTATTTGGCATTATCCTCACTATTGGGCTGGTCCTGGAATAAGAAGAATGTACCCAGATGTTAAGCCGTATACTGCAATTAGAATGGGAGATTACAAATTGCTGTATGATTATGATGCATCCAAAGCAGAGCTTTATAATCTAAAAGAAGATATCGGTGAGAAACATGATATCATTCAATCTAACCCTAAGATTGCTAAAAAACTGTGTGATGCTTTAGTGAAACAGATGAAGGCTGTAGAGGCTCAAACTCCAGTAGATAGAGACACAAAACAACCTGTTCCTTATCCACATCTATAG
- a CDS encoding TonB-dependent receptor, producing MNRKLTTIVLILLLCHINTMATCINIGVVETIGQQSKRRWIKGVITDPKGETLPGANVIIKGTTKGVITGVDGSYEILVTNEDELIFSFIGFDSKIVKVGSKMQLNVQLSIMHNELEDITIVAFGKQKKESVIGSITTVKPSELKVPSSNLTTALAGRMSGVISYQRSGEPGQDNAEFFIRGVTTFGYKKDPLILVDHNEVSSTELSKLHPDDIASFSIMKDATATALYGSRGANGVILVTTKEGKEGKAQINVRLEESMSMPTQKVKLADPIQYMYLHNEAIKTRDPLRPAMYSETRIDRTKAGVNPDVYPTTNWYDELFKNYALNKRMNLNISGGGKVARYYVAGSLSSDNGLLKVDPKNNFNSNIDLKRYMLRSNVNISVTKTTKVNVRLQGAFDDYTGPIDGGSAIYGKVLQSNPVLFPAFYKPDDKNKNTQHILFGNAESGNYNNPYADMVKGYKNYTTSNMSAQFELHQDLDFLLKGLSLRGIFNTSRYSYFDVSRFYNPFLYKIATYDEQSNDYSLELLNQNTGTEYLNYKEGKKNVNSTTYFEGAINWSNTFGKHSFGTLLVGTMRQHLTANAGDLQKSLPYKNISIAGRSTYSYDSKYFIEVNFGYNGSERFSKKERFGFFPSAGLSWMVSNEPFWKSNLSSTFNKFKFKATYGISGNDAIGSANDRFFYLSNVNLNDSNKGASFGTEKGYHNNGVSISRYANDNITWETAKKLNLGTEIGLWNSLELQVDLFQEKRNNILMTRSSIPTTMGLQASSRANVGEASSKGIDLSLNLNHSFNNDFWLTAMGNFTYAKSQFDVYEEPSYANTPWRSRIGYSLNQTWGYVAERLFIDASEIKNSPTQIGNYMAGDIKYKDINGDGKITEMDKVPLGYPTSPEIVYGFGFSFGYKGFDFNCFFQGLDRESFWINADATSPFINNQSALLAVYADDHWSEDNRNSYALWPRLSDEKISNNLQTSSWFMRDGAFLRLKSLEIGYSLPQNLISKVKLNNLRIYLSGTNLLTFSKFKLWDPEMGGNGFAYPVQKVYNLGLKFTF from the coding sequence ATGAATAGAAAACTAACGACCATAGTTTTAATACTCTTGTTATGTCATATAAATACGATGGCAACATGTATTAATATCGGAGTTGTTGAAACGATAGGTCAGCAATCAAAAAGGCGTTGGATAAAAGGGGTTATTACTGATCCCAAAGGTGAAACTCTTCCAGGAGCAAATGTGATTATAAAGGGAACAACTAAAGGTGTTATAACTGGAGTTGATGGAAGTTATGAGATACTAGTAACTAACGAAGATGAATTGATATTTTCGTTTATTGGATTTGATTCTAAAATTGTCAAAGTAGGTAGCAAGATGCAATTAAATGTGCAACTATCTATTATGCATAATGAACTAGAAGATATAACTATTGTTGCTTTTGGTAAACAGAAAAAAGAGAGTGTCATAGGCTCTATTACTACAGTAAAACCATCTGAATTAAAAGTACCTTCAAGTAATTTGACTACAGCATTAGCTGGAAGGATGTCTGGTGTTATTTCATATCAAAGAAGTGGTGAGCCAGGTCAAGATAATGCAGAATTTTTTATTAGAGGTGTGACAACATTTGGTTACAAGAAAGATCCTTTGATATTAGTTGATCACAACGAAGTTAGTTCAACAGAACTGTCAAAATTACATCCTGATGATATAGCATCCTTTTCTATTATGAAAGATGCTACTGCCACTGCTCTTTATGGGTCACGTGGAGCAAATGGTGTTATTCTTGTTACAACTAAAGAAGGAAAAGAAGGAAAAGCTCAGATAAATGTTCGTTTAGAAGAGTCTATGTCAATGCCTACACAGAAAGTAAAGCTTGCAGATCCAATTCAATACATGTATCTACATAATGAGGCAATCAAAACAAGAGATCCTCTACGCCCAGCCATGTATAGTGAAACTAGAATTGATAGAACTAAAGCAGGAGTAAATCCTGACGTTTATCCTACAACAAATTGGTATGATGAGCTATTCAAAAATTATGCGTTAAATAAACGAATGAACTTGAATATCAGTGGTGGAGGAAAAGTCGCACGTTATTATGTTGCAGGAAGTTTGTCAAGTGATAATGGATTATTGAAGGTTGACCCTAAAAACAATTTCAATAGTAACATTGATTTGAAGAGATATATGTTACGTTCAAATGTGAATATTAGTGTAACAAAAACAACAAAAGTCAATGTCCGTCTGCAGGGTGCATTTGATGATTATACTGGACCTATTGATGGAGGGTCTGCTATTTATGGGAAAGTTTTACAAAGTAATCCTGTTTTATTCCCTGCTTTTTATAAACCAGATGATAAAAATAAAAATACACAACATATCCTTTTTGGAAATGCTGAAAGTGGAAATTATAATAATCCATATGCAGATATGGTGAAAGGTTATAAGAATTATACAACTTCTAATATGTCTGCCCAGTTTGAGTTGCATCAAGATTTGGATTTCTTGCTTAAGGGTTTAAGTTTAAGAGGTATTTTTAATACCTCTAGGTATTCATACTTTGATGTAAGTAGATTCTACAATCCATTTCTATATAAAATTGCAACTTATGATGAGCAAAGTAACGACTATTCGTTGGAGTTGCTAAATCAGAACACAGGTACTGAATATCTTAACTATAAAGAAGGTAAAAAGAACGTAAATTCAACAACCTATTTTGAAGGAGCTATAAACTGGAGTAATACTTTTGGAAAACACTCTTTTGGTACACTATTAGTTGGTACCATGAGACAACATTTGACAGCAAATGCTGGTGATCTACAAAAATCTCTGCCATACAAAAACATTAGTATCGCTGGAAGATCTACCTATAGTTATGATTCCAAATATTTTATTGAAGTTAATTTTGGATATAATGGTTCCGAGCGTTTTTCAAAGAAAGAGAGATTTGGTTTTTTCCCTTCTGCGGGTCTAAGTTGGATGGTATCCAATGAACCATTTTGGAAATCTAACTTATCATCTACTTTTAATAAATTTAAATTCAAAGCTACTTATGGGATATCAGGTAATGACGCGATTGGTAGTGCTAATGATAGATTTTTCTATCTTTCAAATGTTAATTTGAATGATTCTAACAAAGGTGCAAGTTTTGGTACCGAAAAGGGGTATCATAATAACGGAGTATCTATTTCTCGTTATGCCAATGATAATATTACATGGGAAACTGCTAAAAAATTAAATTTAGGTACTGAAATTGGATTATGGAATAGTTTAGAGTTACAGGTTGATCTATTTCAAGAAAAGAGGAACAATATTTTGATGACAAGAAGTTCTATACCAACAACAATGGGACTACAGGCATCATCTAGAGCAAATGTTGGAGAGGCATCATCCAAGGGTATTGATTTGTCATTAAATTTGAATCATTCTTTCAATAACGATTTTTGGCTTACAGCCATGGGAAACTTTACATATGCTAAGAGTCAATTTGATGTATATGAGGAACCTTCATATGCAAATACACCTTGGAGATCACGTATTGGATATAGTTTGAACCAAACATGGGGATATGTTGCTGAGCGTTTATTTATTGATGCATCAGAGATCAAAAATTCACCTACACAGATTGGTAATTATATGGCCGGAGATATAAAATATAAGGATATTAACGGTGATGGGAAGATTACTGAAATGGATAAGGTTCCTTTAGGCTATCCTACAAGTCCAGAAATAGTGTATGGTTTTGGTTTCTCATTTGGTTATAAGGGATTCGATTTCAACTGTTTTTTCCAAGGATTAGATCGAGAATCTTTTTGGATTAATGCGGATGCAACTTCTCCATTTATTAACAATCAGAGTGCTTTACTTGCTGTTTATGCTGATGATCATTGGTCTGAAGATAATAGAAATTCCTATGCATTATGGCCACGTTTATCTGATGAAAAGATCTCAAATAACCTTCAGACTTCTAGTTGGTTCATGCGTGATGGGGCATTTCTTAGATTAAAATCTTTAGAAATAGGTTATTCTTTACCACAGAACTTGATATCTAAAGTGAAGTTGAATAATCTAAGAATTTATCTTAGTGGAACCAACTTATTGACTTTTAGTAAGTTTAAGTTATGGGATCCTGAAATGGGAGGGAATGGTTTTGCTTATCCTGTTCAGAAGGTATATAATTTAGGTTTAAAGTTTACTTTTTAA
- a CDS encoding ISL3 family transposase: protein MNTSSIYHCLGLQDQQLLSTSYVGDTIQLKVKTKKDKLRCSRYKRMHVICCGVIERSFKGPMIGKKKCVIIIDIQRLYCKKCKIVRQEHLRFAKEQKSYIRSLEKMVLLLSSHMTIQSISRLLDLNWNIVKDIIKSHLKSKCHSPGLKGVKHIAIDEFAVRKGHVYMTCVYDLDKGVVLHVGKGKGSESLVPFWKRIKINKVQIESVAIDMSAAYILSVKTNAPKATMVFDHFHIIKKLNETISKIRRDLYNKEKDEVIKKSLKGSRWLLLKNPDNLNLQKGEDSRLEKVLETNTTLFYAYYLKEELRELWNQDNIRDASKLLKQWIEEANETEIPQLKKMVELLTKHKTGILNWYKCNISTGPLEGINNKIKTLKRQAYGYRDLDFFMLKIKAMHQDIYAKCG, encoded by the coding sequence ATGAATACCAGTAGTATATATCATTGTTTAGGATTACAAGACCAGCAATTATTATCCACATCCTATGTTGGAGATACCATCCAACTTAAAGTTAAAACAAAAAAAGACAAACTACGTTGTAGTCGCTATAAAAGAATGCATGTTATTTGTTGTGGAGTTATTGAACGTAGTTTCAAGGGGCCAATGATAGGCAAAAAGAAGTGCGTTATTATCATAGATATTCAACGCCTTTATTGCAAGAAATGCAAGATCGTACGTCAGGAACATTTAAGGTTTGCAAAAGAGCAGAAGTCCTATATTCGATCTTTAGAGAAGATGGTTTTACTTCTCTCTTCTCATATGACGATTCAATCAATCAGTCGACTTTTAGACCTTAACTGGAATATTGTAAAAGATATCATTAAGTCTCACTTAAAATCAAAATGTCATTCTCCTGGGCTAAAGGGGGTGAAACATATTGCTATCGATGAATTCGCAGTGAGGAAGGGACATGTATACATGACTTGTGTATATGACTTAGATAAAGGAGTCGTTTTGCATGTAGGAAAAGGTAAAGGTTCCGAATCATTGGTTCCATTTTGGAAACGAATAAAGATCAATAAAGTCCAAATAGAATCTGTTGCTATTGATATGTCAGCTGCCTATATCCTTTCAGTAAAGACCAATGCACCTAAAGCTACTATGGTATTTGACCATTTCCATATAATAAAGAAACTAAATGAGACTATAAGTAAAATTAGAAGAGATCTTTACAACAAAGAGAAGGATGAGGTTATCAAGAAAAGTTTAAAAGGAAGTCGTTGGCTATTGTTAAAAAACCCAGATAATCTCAATCTTCAGAAAGGGGAAGACTCAAGACTTGAAAAAGTATTAGAAACGAATACCACCTTGTTTTACGCATATTATTTGAAAGAAGAATTGAGGGAATTATGGAATCAAGATAATATTAGAGACGCTTCAAAATTACTTAAACAATGGATAGAAGAGGCAAATGAGACTGAAATCCCTCAGCTTAAGAAAATGGTAGAACTATTGACCAAACACAAAACAGGAATTCTAAATTGGTATAAGTGCAATATCTCCACGGGGCCTTTAGAAGGAATAAATAACAAGATTAAAACCTTAAAAAGACAAGCATATGGCTATCGTGACTTAGATTTTTTTATGTTAAAAATAAAAGCAATGCATCAAGATATATACGCAAAATGTGGATGA